The Streptomyces nitrosporeus genome includes a window with the following:
- a CDS encoding helix-turn-helix domain-containing protein, producing MADEIGPLLRELREKAGLSQLKLEERSGISATHISRIETGKSRNVRRDTVNRLLDAMEPNTEDRGRIAALLTGIQKEDPLGTVAEEPSPPEIRRPFSRPANSRLSEAAADLATETGRRLRREEEQRLVLDPYPLPVRWRSVSTGITDLDANIRRLPPGAVAEPLDLGGDQRSIGDLYRSIGSGRLVVLGQAGSGKSVLAVRLVLDLLQDGARTGADPVPVIFGIGSWDPTVHTLRGWLTGRLLRDYPYLARGSSTAGTLAAALVEDGHVLPVLDGFDEMAEGLRRRALDELDRTSLPLVLTSRPDEYEKAVRPTRDGAVTPLKWAAAVELTGITPADLLDYMPRATRSAPPGDGPWNRALTGRTDPDVRLQRVLGTPLMVFLARTVYGEGRAGDPEELTDGSRFPTEDSLRRHLLAAFVPAVYRPRPSDHRPLTSEEHARGGRHREWTPERAHRWFGYLARHLDQAGRERQDIAWWQISGSLRTSTRALAVAAVSALCVALPVWLANALIFVFLHEIQFVAVMTQGAALGLGAGITCGALYAGMTTFGGSVFAPSRTRLRLRGGLGAGRSPARTFATRFGAMLLAGFAMGIGVSCTSTLQRVLYLDWPLTSPEVLRVLATDGLLLGLIFGTAFGTVFGLAAMLEAPLDVSSAATPDSLLDANRRAVRSQLSVIAPALALTIAFGGGLVTDLLDPVLGPLLWLPQDAVVIGTVGGVGGGLSYALCFTAWGQWMVFARLLLPLRGQLPWNTAAFLKDAYHRGVLRRTGAVYQFRHTHLQHHLGRSPHRP from the coding sequence GTGGCTGACGAGATCGGCCCCTTACTGAGGGAACTGCGGGAGAAGGCGGGACTGAGCCAGCTGAAGCTGGAAGAGCGCTCCGGAATCAGCGCGACCCACATCAGCCGGATCGAGACCGGGAAATCCCGTAACGTCCGCAGGGACACCGTGAACCGGCTGCTCGACGCCATGGAGCCGAACACCGAGGACCGGGGGCGAATAGCGGCTCTGCTCACCGGGATCCAGAAAGAGGACCCACTCGGAACCGTCGCGGAAGAACCCTCCCCGCCGGAAATCCGCCGGCCCTTCTCCCGGCCCGCGAACAGCCGTCTTTCCGAAGCCGCCGCCGATCTGGCCACGGAAACCGGGCGCCGCTTGCGGCGCGAGGAAGAACAGCGCCTGGTCCTCGACCCGTACCCGCTCCCGGTGCGCTGGCGCTCCGTGTCCACCGGGATCACCGACCTGGACGCGAACATCCGGCGCCTTCCGCCGGGAGCCGTGGCCGAGCCCCTGGACCTGGGCGGCGACCAGCGAAGCATCGGCGACCTGTACCGGAGCATCGGTTCGGGGCGGCTGGTGGTCCTCGGCCAGGCCGGTTCGGGAAAATCGGTGCTCGCGGTCCGGCTCGTCCTCGATCTCCTCCAGGACGGCGCCCGCACCGGCGCCGACCCCGTACCGGTGATCTTCGGTATCGGTTCCTGGGACCCGACGGTCCACACACTGCGCGGCTGGCTGACCGGGCGGCTACTGCGCGACTACCCGTACCTGGCCCGCGGTTCGTCCACTGCGGGGACGCTGGCCGCCGCGCTGGTCGAGGACGGCCACGTACTCCCGGTGCTGGACGGATTCGACGAGATGGCCGAGGGCCTGCGGCGCCGGGCGCTCGACGAACTCGACCGGACGTCGCTGCCGCTCGTCCTGACCAGCCGCCCGGACGAGTACGAGAAGGCCGTACGGCCCACGCGGGACGGAGCGGTGACGCCCCTGAAATGGGCTGCCGCGGTCGAGCTGACCGGGATCACTCCGGCCGACCTCCTCGACTACATGCCCCGTGCCACCCGCTCCGCCCCGCCGGGCGACGGCCCGTGGAACCGGGCCCTGACCGGCCGGACGGACCCGGACGTCCGGCTCCAACGGGTCCTCGGCACCCCGCTGATGGTGTTCCTGGCCCGCACGGTGTACGGCGAGGGGCGGGCCGGGGACCCGGAGGAGCTGACGGACGGGTCACGCTTCCCGACGGAGGACTCCCTGCGGCGGCATCTGCTCGCCGCTTTCGTACCCGCGGTCTACCGGCCCCGCCCGTCCGACCACCGGCCCCTCACATCCGAGGAGCATGCCCGGGGCGGCCGGCACCGGGAGTGGACACCGGAGCGCGCCCACCGCTGGTTCGGCTACCTCGCCCGCCACCTGGACCAGGCCGGCCGGGAGCGGCAGGACATCGCGTGGTGGCAGATCAGCGGGTCGCTGCGCACCTCGACCCGCGCGCTGGCCGTGGCGGCGGTGTCCGCGCTGTGCGTCGCCCTGCCGGTCTGGCTGGCCAACGCGCTGATCTTCGTGTTCCTCCACGAGATCCAGTTCGTCGCGGTGATGACCCAGGGGGCCGCCCTGGGACTCGGCGCGGGAATCACCTGCGGGGCCCTGTACGCGGGGATGACCACGTTCGGCGGCAGCGTCTTCGCCCCCTCGCGCACACGGCTGCGCCTGCGCGGCGGACTCGGCGCCGGACGGTCGCCGGCCCGCACGTTCGCCACCCGTTTCGGCGCGATGCTGCTGGCGGGGTTCGCCATGGGCATCGGCGTCTCCTGCACCAGCACGCTGCAACGGGTCCTCTACCTCGACTGGCCGCTCACGTCGCCCGAGGTGCTCCGGGTCCTCGCGACCGACGGACTGCTCCTCGGGCTGATCTTCGGCACCGCCTTCGGCACGGTCTTCGGACTGGCCGCCATGCTGGAAGCACCCCTGGACGTGTCCTCCGCGGCCACACCCGACAGCCTCCTGGACGCCAACCGCAGGGCGGTACGGAGCCAGCTGTCCGTCATCGCTCCCGCGCTGGCCCTGACGATCGCCTTCGGCGGAGGACTGGTCACCGATCTGCTGGACCCCGTCCTGGGCCCTCTGCTGTGGCTGCCGCAGGACGCGGTCGTCATCGGCACGGTGGGCGGCGTCGGCGGCGGCCTCTCGTACGCCCTGTGCTTCACCGCGTGGGGGCAGTGGATGGTCTTCGCGCGCCTCCTGCTGCCCCTCCGGGGCCAGCTGCCCTGGAACACCGCCGCGTTCCTGAAGGACGCGTACCACCGGGGCGTCCTCCGGCGGACGGGCGCCGTCTACCAGTTCCGCCACACCCACCTCCAGCACCACCTCGGCCGCTCCCCGCACCGGCCCTGA
- a CDS encoding alpha/beta hydrolase produces the protein MTPPPSRARHRVRRALSTAAAAVAVLGALAVPPAHAGASQVPVFRDGFGLTQVADGSVVRGDTDFTLTVTSAEVTGPHRIRVFLPSGYAADPGRRWPVTYFLHGGPGTVDDVAAVPALRSDDMITVVPDGGRKGWYADWVMQNTALGAADWETFHLEQVVPFIDANLRTVPDRAHRAVSGLSMGGSGALHYAEARPDLFGHVAALSGGLDFGMAEFRAAVLATELNLPGAWCAISSAAPGTCADYGPYVDSDAVFGSPYPVLGADRVWKAYDPAAPTNLSRLADTGITLYTGDNDLIESYTARAAHTVKARLDQLGIANRLVDYGNGASLSPACNGGHTYACWAPAFADWVPRVTAAFAAAA, from the coding sequence ATGACCCCACCGCCGTCCCGTGCCCGGCACCGCGTCCGCCGGGCCCTGTCCACCGCCGCCGCCGCGGTCGCCGTACTCGGTGCCCTGGCCGTGCCGCCGGCCCACGCCGGCGCATCGCAGGTCCCCGTCTTCCGTGACGGGTTCGGCCTCACCCAGGTCGCCGACGGTTCCGTGGTCCGCGGCGATACGGACTTCACCCTCACCGTCACCTCCGCCGAGGTCACAGGCCCCCACCGGATCCGGGTGTTCCTGCCCTCGGGGTACGCCGCGGACCCCGGACGGCGCTGGCCCGTCACGTACTTCCTGCACGGCGGTCCCGGCACCGTCGACGACGTGGCGGCGGTGCCGGCCCTGCGCTCCGACGACATGATCACCGTGGTGCCCGACGGCGGACGGAAGGGCTGGTACGCCGACTGGGTCATGCAGAACACCGCGCTGGGCGCCGCCGACTGGGAGACCTTCCACCTCGAACAGGTCGTCCCGTTCATCGACGCCAACCTCCGCACCGTGCCGGACCGCGCCCACCGCGCCGTCTCCGGGCTGTCCATGGGCGGCAGCGGCGCACTGCACTACGCCGAGGCCCGGCCCGACCTGTTCGGCCACGTGGCCGCCCTGTCCGGCGGACTCGACTTCGGCATGGCGGAGTTCCGCGCCGCGGTCCTGGCCACGGAGCTGAACCTGCCGGGCGCCTGGTGCGCCATCAGCTCCGCCGCCCCCGGTACCTGCGCGGACTACGGCCCGTACGTCGACAGCGACGCGGTCTTCGGCTCGCCGTACCCGGTCCTCGGCGCCGACCGGGTCTGGAAGGCGTACGACCCCGCCGCCCCCACGAACCTGTCCCGCCTCGCCGACACCGGGATCACCCTCTACACCGGCGACAACGACCTCATCGAGAGCTACACCGCCCGGGCCGCGCACACCGTCAAGGCCCGTCTGGACCAGCTCGGCATCGCGAACCGCCTCGTCGACTACGGAAACGGCGCCTCCCTCTCCCCGGCCTGCAACGGCGGGCACACCTACGCCTGCTGGGCCCCCGCCTTCGCGGACTGGGTGCCGCGCGTGACGGCGGCCTTCGCAGCCGCCGCCTGA
- a CDS encoding serine hydrolase domain-containing protein, with protein sequence MTTRRNRTRLSAAIGAVCALTLTLTAHSGTAYARSDDHTATRTALQALQAGGGPGAAVHAGTEGDGWTLSAGTGTFGADRPIRQDEHLLIGSQTKSFTATVVLQLVDEGRVSLDTPIETYLPGVVTGNGYDGTRITVRHLLQHTSGIAAYSPGIPLTVSVQPPRNPDGTYDPRAVVRTGLSLAPVSVPGASFTYSNTNYMILGLLVEAVTGAPAREAVRSRVIEPLGLTGTSFPAPGDRSLPLPAVTGYHGARLGGVSFWTPAAILDPSLYGSAGAMVSTLEDVTAFYRSLLGGELVSSASLAEMTDTTGFGVGLGLASIQLSCGVTAWGHDGMMPGYLSYTLVTEDGRYASTMTNALFRLGTPKAQMREVADTAICEG encoded by the coding sequence ATGACCACCCGTCGGAACAGAACCAGGCTCTCCGCCGCCATCGGCGCCGTGTGCGCGCTGACGCTGACGCTCACCGCGCACAGCGGCACGGCGTACGCCCGGTCCGATGACCACACAGCGACGCGCACGGCGCTCCAGGCACTCCAGGCCGGCGGCGGCCCGGGAGCCGCCGTCCACGCCGGCACGGAGGGAGACGGCTGGACCCTGTCCGCCGGCACCGGCACGTTCGGTGCCGACCGGCCGATCCGGCAGGACGAGCACCTCCTCATCGGCAGCCAGACGAAGAGCTTCACGGCCACCGTGGTGCTGCAACTGGTCGACGAGGGCAGGGTCTCCCTGGACACGCCCATCGAGACGTACCTGCCCGGTGTCGTCACCGGCAACGGTTACGACGGCACACGCATCACCGTGCGGCACCTCCTCCAGCACACCAGCGGCATCGCGGCGTACAGTCCGGGCATCCCGTTGACGGTGTCGGTCCAGCCCCCGCGCAACCCCGACGGTACGTACGATCCGCGTGCCGTCGTACGGACGGGGCTGAGCCTCGCCCCCGTCTCGGTGCCGGGCGCGAGCTTCACGTACTCCAACACCAACTACATGATCCTCGGGCTGCTCGTCGAGGCGGTCACCGGAGCACCCGCGCGCGAGGCGGTCCGGAGCCGCGTCATCGAGCCGCTGGGCCTCACCGGGACCTCCTTCCCCGCCCCCGGGGACCGCTCACTGCCCCTCCCGGCGGTCACCGGCTACCACGGGGCCCGGCTCGGCGGGGTCTCCTTCTGGACCCCCGCCGCGATCCTCGACCCGTCCCTCTACGGCAGCGCCGGGGCGATGGTGTCCACCCTGGAGGACGTGACGGCCTTCTACAGGTCGCTCCTCGGCGGTGAGCTCGTCTCGTCCGCATCCCTGGCCGAGATGACGGACACCACCGGCTTCGGCGTCGGCCTGGGACTCGCCTCCATACAGTTGTCCTGCGGTGTCACGGCATGGGGCCACGACGGCATGATGCCGGGCTACCTCTCCTACACCCTGGTCACGGAAGACGGCCGGTACGCCTCCACCATGACCAACGCCCTGTTCCGGCTCGGCACGCCCAAGGCCCAGATGCGCGAGGTCGCGGACACGGCCATCTGCGAGGGCTGA
- a CDS encoding DUF397 domain-containing protein, producing MRPLDLTVATWRASSYSNQDGGQCVEVSDDFTAFVPVRDSKNPHGPALTFAADDWSSFVSAVKSGTLAV from the coding sequence GTGCGACCCCTCGACCTGACTGTGGCGACTTGGCGTGCGAGCAGTTACAGCAATCAGGACGGTGGACAGTGCGTCGAGGTCTCCGACGACTTCACCGCGTTCGTCCCCGTCCGGGACAGCAAGAACCCGCACGGCCCCGCCCTCACCTTCGCGGCGGACGACTGGTCGTCCTTCGTGTCCGCGGTGAAGAGCGGCACCCTGGCCGTCTGA
- a CDS encoding helix-turn-helix domain-containing protein — protein MPTRRAVTGRSREPRARFAEELRSLRAARGDSLRQLGERLGWDWSLFGKMEKGETVGGPEVVEALDQYYETPGLLLALWELAISDQTQFKERYRRYMALEAEATSLWHFAVSIVPGLLQTPGYARELLAAGGLRGDTLDQQVEARTGRRELLAGEAAPQFRTILSEAVLRSPLRDAGEWRQQLEYLREAGERDGVTVQVAPFSVGLHALTNTDVMFLRLTEGRVVAYAENGYRGELIEETSPVEQLQRAYDSVRDLALTPAESRKFILRLLEEVPCDPST, from the coding sequence ATGCCGACGAGGCGGGCGGTCACGGGCCGCAGCAGGGAACCCCGCGCACGGTTCGCGGAGGAGCTGAGGTCCTTGCGCGCCGCGCGCGGCGACAGTCTGCGTCAGCTCGGTGAACGGCTGGGCTGGGACTGGTCGTTGTTCGGCAAGATGGAGAAGGGCGAGACGGTCGGCGGCCCGGAGGTCGTGGAGGCGCTCGACCAGTACTACGAGACACCGGGGTTGCTGCTGGCACTGTGGGAGCTGGCCATCAGCGACCAGACGCAGTTCAAGGAGCGGTACCGGCGGTACATGGCCCTGGAGGCGGAGGCGACGAGCCTGTGGCACTTCGCGGTGAGCATCGTGCCAGGTCTGCTCCAGACACCGGGGTACGCGAGGGAGCTGCTGGCCGCAGGAGGGCTGCGCGGCGACACCCTGGACCAACAGGTCGAGGCACGGACAGGGCGACGGGAGTTGCTGGCGGGCGAAGCCGCACCTCAGTTCCGCACCATTCTGTCCGAGGCGGTCTTGAGGTCCCCTTTGAGGGATGCCGGTGAGTGGCGACAGCAACTGGAGTACTTGAGGGAGGCGGGGGAGAGGGACGGGGTAACGGTGCAGGTGGCACCGTTCAGTGTGGGGCTTCACGCCCTGACCAATACCGACGTGATGTTTCTTCGTCTGACGGAGGGGCGTGTCGTGGCCTACGCGGAGAACGGGTACCGAGGGGAACTCATCGAAGAAACCAGCCCGGTTGAGCAGCTGCAACGCGCATATGATTCGGTACGCGACCTGGCGTTGACCCCTGCCGAGTCGCGGAAGTTCATTCTGCGCCTTCTGGAGGAAGTGCCGTGCGACCCCTCGACCTGA
- a CDS encoding DUF1048 domain-containing protein: protein MSIQDIIEGKKQWRAHVARVKALPPDYRIVYKEMQKYLFKVGPVDLSDGPLLPGIVDFFEEGAAGGKGVLELIGPDVAAFCDDLVKDSRTYADIYQESLGGEPGTAGR, encoded by the coding sequence GTGAGTATCCAGGACATCATCGAGGGCAAGAAGCAGTGGCGCGCGCACGTGGCCCGGGTCAAGGCGCTGCCGCCGGACTACCGGATCGTCTACAAGGAGATGCAGAAGTACCTGTTCAAGGTCGGACCGGTCGACCTGTCCGACGGGCCCCTGCTCCCGGGGATCGTCGACTTCTTCGAGGAAGGCGCCGCTGGGGGCAAGGGCGTTCTGGAACTCATCGGCCCGGACGTCGCCGCGTTCTGCGACGACCTCGTCAAGGACTCACGCACCTACGCGGACATCTATCAGGAGTCCCTCGGCGGGGAACCCGGTACGGCCGGGAGGTAG
- a CDS encoding DUF1048 domain-containing protein: MNFWEKVTGSDLTRDWKAFEARAAALPEDYRPAWEQIKIHLLPQGDFTGRNLTPILDSVLGLLEETAAEGQGVHEVLGDDIPGFCTALAGGEGARTYRDRWREQLNRNVARKLSRLGG; this comes from the coding sequence ATGAACTTCTGGGAGAAAGTCACGGGCAGCGATCTCACCAGGGACTGGAAGGCGTTCGAAGCCAGGGCCGCGGCGCTTCCGGAGGACTACCGGCCGGCGTGGGAGCAGATCAAGATCCACCTCCTTCCCCAGGGCGACTTCACCGGCCGCAACCTGACGCCGATCCTGGACTCGGTCCTGGGGCTGCTCGAAGAGACGGCGGCGGAGGGGCAGGGCGTCCATGAGGTGCTCGGCGACGACATCCCGGGCTTCTGCACGGCATTGGCCGGCGGGGAAGGGGCGCGGACCTACCGCGACCGGTGGCGCGAGCAGCTGAACAGGAATGTCGCACGGAAACTGAGCCGGCTGGGAGGCTGA
- a CDS encoding PadR family transcriptional regulator, with protein sequence MDDLTEMLKGTLEGCVLEIIGREETYGYAITRQLNELGFADVVEGTVYTILLRLERNKLVQVEKRPSGVGPPRKFYALNDAGREELAKFWAKWQYVSSRIDTLKEGRG encoded by the coding sequence ATGGACGACCTGACGGAGATGCTGAAGGGCACCCTCGAAGGGTGCGTGCTCGAAATCATCGGCCGGGAGGAAACCTACGGTTACGCCATCACCCGGCAGTTGAACGAACTCGGCTTCGCCGACGTCGTCGAGGGGACGGTGTACACCATCCTGCTGCGGCTGGAGCGGAACAAGCTCGTCCAGGTGGAGAAGCGGCCGTCCGGGGTCGGGCCGCCCCGCAAGTTCTACGCCCTCAACGACGCCGGACGCGAGGAGCTCGCGAAGTTCTGGGCGAAATGGCAGTACGTCTCATCGCGTATCGACACGCTCAAGGAGGGCCGGGGATGA
- a CDS encoding glycosyltransferase family 2 protein, translated as MPLVSVVMPVYNSAATLGAAVRSVLTQTHSDVELLVTDDQSSDSSMDLLREFAAQDERVLPRSAPERGGAGRARNLAIERARGDYVAFLDSDDMWLPEKTEKQLAFAAEGDAPLTFTSYFKMDADHDGESTDWVPNGRVIAARAHVDYRAMLRRDYIGALTAMYDRNALGTRLMPEMRKRQDYALWLSIMRDGADARGLAEPLAVYRSGQAGSLSSNKMSLVKYNWSLYREHEHLSVPRATRALAGAAWQSLRNSRI; from the coding sequence GTGCCCCTGGTGTCTGTCGTGATGCCCGTCTACAACTCGGCGGCCACCCTCGGCGCGGCCGTCCGATCGGTGCTCACGCAGACGCACAGTGATGTGGAGCTGCTGGTCACCGATGACCAGTCCTCCGACAGCTCGATGGATCTGCTGCGCGAGTTCGCCGCCCAGGACGAGCGTGTGCTGCCGCGGTCGGCGCCCGAGCGGGGCGGCGCGGGCCGGGCTCGCAACCTGGCCATCGAGCGCGCCCGCGGGGACTACGTGGCGTTCCTCGACTCCGACGACATGTGGCTGCCGGAGAAGACCGAGAAGCAGCTCGCCTTCGCCGCCGAGGGCGACGCGCCGCTGACGTTCACCTCGTACTTCAAGATGGACGCCGACCACGACGGCGAGAGCACCGACTGGGTGCCCAACGGGCGGGTGATCGCCGCGCGAGCGCACGTGGACTACCGCGCGATGCTGCGCCGGGACTACATCGGCGCCCTCACCGCCATGTACGACCGCAACGCCCTGGGCACCCGGCTGATGCCGGAGATGCGCAAGCGCCAGGACTACGCGCTGTGGCTGTCGATCATGCGGGACGGCGCCGACGCCCGCGGCCTGGCCGAGCCGCTCGCGGTGTACCGGTCCGGTCAGGCGGGGTCGCTGTCCTCCAACAAGATGTCCCTGGTCAAGTACAACTGGTCCCTGTACCGCGAGCACGAGCACCTGTCGGTCCCGCGGGCGACGCGGGCCCTGGCCGGCGCCGCGTGGCAGTCGCTGCGCAACTCGCGTATCTGA
- a CDS encoding DinB family protein, giving the protein MTDTELTALLGVLDGKRTHVLDILEGLDEEALRRPVLPSGWTCLGLVHHLALDDEKFWFRAVAAGEESAIEEILGAGENAWQPDPGKTAEEIFALYRREGELADAFLSGADLDAAPAWWPDFFGDWRYGTLREVVLHVITETATHAGHLDAVRELIDGRQRLVIT; this is encoded by the coding sequence ATGACCGACACCGAACTGACCGCGCTGCTCGGCGTCCTGGACGGCAAGCGCACACATGTCCTGGACATCCTGGAGGGCCTGGACGAGGAGGCGCTCCGGCGCCCGGTGCTGCCGTCCGGCTGGACGTGCCTCGGGCTGGTGCACCATCTCGCCCTGGACGACGAGAAGTTCTGGTTCCGCGCGGTCGCGGCGGGGGAGGAATCGGCGATCGAGGAGATCCTCGGGGCCGGGGAGAACGCGTGGCAGCCCGACCCGGGGAAGACCGCCGAGGAGATCTTCGCCCTCTACCGCCGGGAAGGGGAGCTCGCGGACGCCTTCCTGTCCGGCGCCGACCTGGACGCGGCCCCGGCCTGGTGGCCGGACTTCTTCGGTGACTGGCGGTACGGAACCCTGCGCGAGGTCGTCCTGCACGTGATCACCGAGACCGCCACCCACGCGGGCCATCTGGACGCGGTGCGCGAACTCATCGACGGCAGGCAGCGGCTGGTCATCACCTGA
- a CDS encoding flavin-containing monooxygenase has translation MTASQEPLPDEIAALRERYRHERERRVRPDGARQYLGTEAGFGYYAADPYTPETGARAPVRDTVDVAVIGGGFGGILAGARMRQQGVERVRIVEKGGDFGGTWYWNRYPGVHCDIESHVYLPMLDETGYVPEWKYAPGDEIRRHAVRVARKFDLYPDALFSTAVTSLTWDDATGTWIVATDRGDTFHATYVVTATGTLSEPKLPGLPGIETFRGHTFHTSRWDYAYTGGTPDGGLTGLAGKRVGIVGTGATGVQVIPALAEDAGHVYVFQRTPSSVDVRANRRTTAEDVGAGGDGWARARRENFLRIVSGEGADQDLVADGWTASAALLEKLLPSFSRPERGPDFEAAYEAADAAKMNELRARVQETVTDPDTAGRLQPWYRYACKRPTFSDLYYPAFNRDNVTLVDTADTHGIERVTEHGVVVGTAAYELDCLIFATGFSVGVSGISSGRLPVHGRGGAQLLHTWARTGPRTLHGFTSNGFPNLIHLGSLQNASSVNFTHILDEQAVHAAALVAAAEAKGALIEPSTEAEDAWIATMTEGAPDHEWFHAECTPGYYNREGLGRPNGASAYPHGAVAFHALLERWRETSIGEVLRARTGSA, from the coding sequence ATGACGGCCAGTCAAGAACCGCTTCCCGACGAGATCGCCGCGCTGAGGGAGCGCTACCGCCACGAACGCGAGCGACGCGTACGGCCCGACGGGGCACGCCAGTACCTCGGTACGGAAGCCGGGTTCGGCTACTACGCCGCAGACCCGTACACACCGGAGACGGGCGCACGCGCGCCGGTGCGCGACACCGTCGACGTCGCCGTGATCGGCGGCGGGTTCGGTGGCATCCTCGCCGGGGCGCGTATGCGGCAGCAGGGCGTGGAACGCGTCCGGATCGTCGAGAAGGGCGGCGACTTCGGCGGCACCTGGTACTGGAACCGCTACCCGGGTGTCCACTGCGACATCGAGTCGCACGTCTATCTGCCGATGCTCGACGAGACCGGGTACGTGCCGGAGTGGAAGTACGCCCCCGGCGACGAGATCCGCCGCCACGCGGTCCGCGTGGCAAGGAAGTTCGACCTCTACCCGGACGCGCTCTTCTCCACCGCCGTCACTTCGCTCACCTGGGACGACGCGACCGGGACGTGGATCGTGGCCACCGACCGCGGCGACACCTTCCACGCCACCTACGTCGTCACCGCCACCGGGACCCTCTCCGAACCGAAGCTGCCCGGCCTCCCCGGGATCGAGACCTTCCGGGGCCACACCTTCCACACCTCGCGCTGGGACTACGCCTACACCGGCGGCACCCCGGACGGCGGGCTGACCGGCCTCGCCGGGAAGCGCGTGGGCATCGTCGGAACCGGTGCCACCGGGGTCCAGGTCATCCCGGCACTCGCCGAGGACGCCGGACACGTCTACGTCTTCCAGCGCACCCCCTCCAGCGTGGACGTGCGCGCCAACCGCCGTACCACCGCCGAGGACGTCGGCGCCGGCGGCGACGGGTGGGCGCGGGCACGCCGCGAGAACTTCCTCCGCATCGTCTCCGGCGAGGGCGCGGACCAGGACCTCGTGGCGGACGGCTGGACCGCGTCGGCCGCTCTGCTGGAGAAGCTCCTGCCGAGCTTCAGCCGCCCGGAGCGCGGGCCGGACTTCGAGGCCGCCTACGAGGCGGCCGACGCCGCGAAGATGAACGAACTCCGCGCCCGTGTCCAGGAGACCGTGACGGACCCGGACACCGCGGGCAGACTCCAGCCCTGGTACCGGTACGCCTGCAAGCGCCCCACCTTCTCCGACCTGTACTACCCGGCGTTCAACCGCGACAACGTCACCCTCGTGGACACCGCGGACACCCACGGGATCGAGCGCGTCACCGAACACGGCGTCGTCGTCGGCACCGCCGCCTACGAACTCGACTGCCTGATCTTCGCCACGGGCTTCTCCGTCGGGGTCTCCGGCATCTCCTCCGGCAGGCTGCCCGTCCACGGCCGGGGCGGCGCCCAGCTGCTGCACACCTGGGCCCGGACGGGCCCCCGTACACTGCACGGCTTCACCAGCAACGGCTTCCCGAACCTGATCCACCTGGGATCCCTGCAGAACGCCAGCAGCGTCAACTTCACGCACATCCTGGACGAGCAGGCCGTCCACGCGGCCGCCCTCGTCGCCGCCGCCGAGGCGAAGGGCGCGCTCATCGAACCGTCCACCGAGGCCGAGGACGCCTGGATCGCCACCATGACCGAGGGCGCCCCCGACCACGAGTGGTTCCACGCCGAGTGCACCCCCGGCTACTACAACCGCGAGGGCCTCGGCCGGCCGAACGGCGCGAGCGCCTACCCGCACGGCGCCGTCGCCTTCCACGCCCTGCTGGAGCGGTGGCGTGAGACGTCAATCGGCGAGGTCCTGCGGGCCAGGACCGGCTCCGCCTGA